AAAAAATCTTTATGCTCTCCACCCATTCAGGCGCTTCGTCGCCGGCATCTTTATGAAAAAACCCTTCGTCTTTTATTCCGTTAGGATTTCGCTTCAGCGATTGCGGACGGCCTCTCAGGTAAGGCATGATATAATCAGCTATTCTCAGATAGTAATCAATCACATCGCCTTTGGTAAGACCTTCTTCCGGCCAGAATATTTTATTTCGGTTGGTAATTTTCACCTTAATCTTTCCAAAAGAAATTTCTTTCGCATTCTTTTTTCTCCTCAACCTGATCTCTTTGACAGGTGATTTGCTCTCCTTCTTCGATGGATTTTGTTTTTGGGTTTTGCCGTCCGCTGTTTTCAGTCTTTTTATATCTGGCATGGTAACTTCTTTTGCATTCTTATCGTCGCGCAGTCGCATGAATATAGGATGCCGCAATCTTCCATCATGGGTAATCTCGGTATATTTTACTTCGCAAACCAAAACGGGTTTTACCCAGGTAGCAGGCATATTGGTCTTGACCGGTTCATCAAACGGTGATTCTTCTTGTATCAAAGGCTCGAGCAATTCGCTTATTTTCTTGAGTGACTGTGTGTTGAAGCCTGAACCCGTATGTCCGATGTATTTGAGCCTGTCACCATCTTTGACCCCTAGTACCAGCGCCCCAAAATATTTTCGTGAGCCGCGCGGTTTGGTGAACCCGGCAATTATAGCTTCTTGTGCCTTATTATGCTTGATTTTTAACCAGTTGCCGGTGCGCACGCCGGAATAATAAAGAGAATCTTTCTTTTTTGCCATGATACCTTCTAAACCCTTCTTGCCCGCGGCATCAAAAAAATCAATGCCGCTCTTCTCGATGTGGTCCGAGTATTTCACCGATTCGTTTTTTTTCAGTAACTGCTTTAGAGTTCTTTTTCTTTCCAATAATGGAAGCGAGCAGATATTTTTGCCTTCAACATATAACAAGTCGAACACATAATAGATAAGAGGGTATTCATAGTTATAATTCTGCAATAACTGGAAGCTGGGAAGCCCGTTTTCGTCTAGCACCACTATTTCGCCGTCCAGGACCGCATGAATATTGAGTCGTGATAATGCTTCAACTATAACCGGGTAGGAATCGTTGAAAGTGTTGCCGCTCCTGGAATATAAGAGCACATTTTTGTTGTCCACCTCGGCAATAGCGCGATATCCATCCCATTTAATTTCAAATATCCATTCCTGGTCATCAAAGGGTGATTCGGTTTCCTTGGCCAGCATAGGCGGTATATGATTCCTCAGCTTTTTTCCTTCCGGGGATGAATGTGCTTTTGTTTTCTGCTTTCCGTTAGATGCACTCTTGGCTCCGACTTTTTCGGCAGGTCTATTTTTTGCCAGCCATTCATTAATCGGCGAGTCTTTAGGAGTATAATCTTCGCTGTTGTATTCTTCATGCACGGCGTATTCATCATCGGGTTTAATCAACAGCCAGGAGTTATCTTCCTTTCCTTTGAGTCTCACCAAAGCAAATTCTCCTTTCAATTTCTTCCCATAGAGCCTGAATTTAAGACTGCCCGATTTTAACCCGGCTTTCAGCTTTTTTTCGGCGGCCGTCTTTTCGGAATTATCGATATCGGAATAAAAACCGCTGTCCCAGATTTCCACGATGCCTGCTCCGTAATTTCCTTCAGGAATGACGCCCTCGAAATCTTTGTAATTATAAGGATGGTCTTCGGTCATCATGGCCAGGCGCTTGTCTTTGGGATTTAGTGAAGGCCCTTTAGGTATTGCCCAGCTTTTCAACACACCAGCCATTTCTAGACGGAAATCGTAATGCAAATGGGAAGCTTTGTGGCGTTGGATGACAAAGGCCAGCCTACGAACAGTCTGGCGTTTTTTACCGAAAGGCTCCGGGGTTTCTTGGAAATTTCTCTTTTTATTATATAGCCGTAAACTCATGCATCAGGACGCTTTCTTCTGCTTGAGACTGGCTTTCAACTGGTCCATTAAATCATCGGATTTGCTATGAACCAGCCTTAGCTTTGGACGCCTGTATTTAGTTCCTTTTGCTCTCGATTTGACCAGCTTCATTAATTCTCCGGTGTATGTGTCCTTATATTGTGAAATGTCAAACTTACCGGAAAGTTCATCGATAAGGTTGATAGCCATTTTCAGCTCAGCCGGTTTAACTTTTGATTTTGAGGGCAATTCAAGCTCTTTTGTATTCCTGATTTCCTCCTCAAAGCGGATACGGTTTAAAACAATCGCATCTTCTTTTGCCTTCAGTACGGCCAGTGTTTCCTTGCTTCGCATCACAAAAAGAGCCACTCCCACTTTTCCCGTTTTCAACAAAGCCTCCTTGAGCAGCACATAGGCCCGCTGTCCGTTTTTGTCCGGAGCAAGATAGTAGGGTGTTTCATAATAAATAGGGTCAATCTCGCCGGGGTCGGTAAATTCGGTAATTTCAATCAGTTTGTCTTTTTTTGCTGCGGCCTGTTCGAAATCCTTATCTGTGAGCACCACGTAATCGTCATTGGGGAGCTTATATCCTTTCACAATCTCTTCCCATTTTACTTCCCTGCCCGTTTTCTCATTGACGCGCACGAAGCGTATCTTAGATAGGTCTTTGCTGTCGAGCATATCCAAATCCAAAGTATTCGACCGTGTGGCCGGATACATCTTGACCGGAATATTCACCAGCCCAAAGCTTATTGAACCCGTCCATACCGGTCTCATGGCTACTGCCCTTTCTTATGGCCCTTTTTCTTGTGTTGTTTCAGCACTGTTCTTGCGGCAACTTCTTTTGCTCGCTTACCGTAGCGTCCTTCCTTCTGGGCTTTTTGCTTGATATGCTCATACTGACGTTGTTCTTTTTCACTAACGCCGCGTAAGTGCTTTTTTCTCGGTCGCTTCTTTCTAGGCACGGTAATTTACCTCCTGACCTTACGGAATCAGGCGATTCTTAACGATTTGGAGGTTGGGCGGCCTCGACATTGATCATGGTCTCTGCAAGCAGAGTCAGTTTCTGATCGGTCTCTTTTTCCTCGTCTAAGGTCTGTTGAAGTAAATTAGCCGCTTTATCGTGTCCAAGCATACTGGCATAAGTGCGAACGGTTCCATAGCCGGCGATTTCGTAATGTTCGACTTTTTGAGCGGCAGCGACTATACCGGCGTCCAATGCGTCCGGGTTGCTGTTCGTTTTCCCCTTGCTTATCAGCTCCTGGCCTTCCTCTATAATTCCTTCTATGCCCTTACACTTCTTGTTTCTAGAAGAGACCTGAAGCATGTCAAAGATTTCGTCAAGACGGTCTATATGGTTCTTACTCTGTTGGAGATGCTCTTGAAAAGCGTCCTGAAGCTCGGATGAGGAAGCAGCCTTAGCCATCTTTGGTAAGGCTCTAACAATCTGCTTTTCTGCACTGTATAGGTCTTTCAATTCGCTAATGAATAAATCGTGTAAAGTATTAAATTTCATCATGGCCCCCTTTTATAATTTTTACTTTATGTTTATTTTTTTACCGAATCTATAATTTCCAATCAATCACCAATTCATTGTATTTTATCTGCGGTGAGTATGTAGCTCTGGTTTTTAGTTTCATATCACGGGTTTCGTGGCGTATTACAACTCATCATTCTTCTGCTTAGGGATGATGGAGATGCTGCCATTACTCTCTAGTACGGCGTACTTAATCTGTTCCATACGTTGTAATCCTCGCAGTTTACGTGCCGCCGCCAATATATCGCGCTCGTCTATTCTCGCTTTATAAATACGGTCTTTAAGCGGTTGACCGTCTTCGACAACGATTAGCGGTACCCCTTCGAGCAATTTTCCCATTAGAGGCGATTCTCGTTTCCATAGCGATAAGCCGACATCAAGCCCGATTAACGTCACTATGAGTAAGAAAGAGTGTGTAATTGAGGAGTCTTCGCCCAGCAGCCCCTGCTGAACTGTTTCTCCGATAATCAACAATAGGACGAAATCGAAGCTGGTCATTTGTCCTAGTGTTCGTCTTCCGGCAAAATGAAGGATTAATAACAAGAAAAGATAAACTGCAACTGCGCGTAAAATGCTATCCATTCAAAACCTCCTCTCTAATAAAAGATATGACCGCACTATGGGTAAATTAATTGACCAAAGCTCAGGGATGGTCCGTCTACTAATCCCAAGCGAGCCGACAGCACACCAGGTTTTTCGGGCTTCAGGCGGAATATAACTAACGTAGATTTGTCTCGTTCTGCTACTTTGAAAACATAAATAAACCGGTCTGAAGCGACCTCCATATTCTTCGGTTGTGGTATTACCTGCTCGATTTGGACTCTCTCTAAGTAGTAGCGACTCAGCCAAATCCGTGCCCTTCCGTTTGATGCAACCCCTGGTCCCAGGTGAACGGAGAGCACGGTTGGAGTCTTAAGGCGTTCAAAACGGTCGTATTCAAGCCACATTGGTCCCTCTTTATCTCCCATCATAGCACTGCTAAATGGTCCCGACCCAAACAGTCCTAACGACGCTGCTAATAGAACTGTTACTATTATTATCCAACTTATCCTTTCTATCATCCAATAGCGGGACTGAAAATCAAGGTCTTGATTGATTTCTATGTTGTCTTGGCGCCTCTGATTCCTCATAACACTATGACCGCCGGAATAGGACTGCTAATCATTTATAACCCGATGGCTCCGGCAATCCCATCGGAGCATTATGTATAGGCTTCAACCAAGAAACTCAGTCAAGATATTCCGTTCATAGAACTGGAAGAAACCTTCCTGATTGGGGCCAATCTGGTGTATGTATATGTGATCATAACCCGCATCAATAAATTTCTCGATTTCGGAAATATGCTTTTTTGGGTCGGGACCACAGACAACCGATTGTGCCACGTCTTCCTCACGGACCATTCCGGCAGCCTGTTCGAAATGAGCAGGTGTCGGCAATTCTACCCACAACTCACCTTTAATGGCGGTATTTGGCCACCACTCGTATGCGGTCCGGCGCGCCTCCGCATCGGTATTTGCCCAGCAGACGGTTAGTTGACCGTAGCGTGGTTTTCCTATACCACCATTAGATTCAAATTGCTGGATAAGTTCTGCATCTGGAGCAGTGGTTATAAATCCGTCTCCAATTTTCCCAGCGAACTCTGCGGCTTTGAGACCACTGGCCGCAATCATAATTGGAGTCTCATTATCAGGAAGGGTATAAATGCGGGCATTCTCGACCGTATAGTAATTCCCCAGATAGGTTAATGTATCGCCCTCCCAAAGAAGACGAATAATCTTGATTGCTTCCTCCAGCATATCCAATCTGATGTCAGCGGAGGGCCAATGTTCGCCCAAGATATGCTCGT
The Thermodesulfobacteriota bacterium DNA segment above includes these coding regions:
- the ligD gene encoding DNA ligase D, which codes for MSLRLYNKKRNFQETPEPFGKKRQTVRRLAFVIQRHKASHLHYDFRLEMAGVLKSWAIPKGPSLNPKDKRLAMMTEDHPYNYKDFEGVIPEGNYGAGIVEIWDSGFYSDIDNSEKTAAEKKLKAGLKSGSLKFRLYGKKLKGEFALVRLKGKEDNSWLLIKPDDEYAVHEEYNSEDYTPKDSPINEWLAKNRPAEKVGAKSASNGKQKTKAHSSPEGKKLRNHIPPMLAKETESPFDDQEWIFEIKWDGYRAIAEVDNKNVLLYSRSGNTFNDSYPVIVEALSRLNIHAVLDGEIVVLDENGLPSFQLLQNYNYEYPLIYYVFDLLYVEGKNICSLPLLERKRTLKQLLKKNESVKYSDHIEKSGIDFFDAAGKKGLEGIMAKKKDSLYYSGVRTGNWLKIKHNKAQEAIIAGFTKPRGSRKYFGALVLGVKDGDRLKYIGHTGSGFNTQSLKKISELLEPLIQEESPFDEPVKTNMPATWVKPVLVCEVKYTEITHDGRLRHPIFMRLRDDKNAKEVTMPDIKRLKTADGKTQKQNPSKKESKSPVKEIRLRRKKNAKEISFGKIKVKITNRNKIFWPEEGLTKGDVIDYYLRIADYIMPYLRGRPQSLKRNPNGIKDEGFFHKDAGDEAPEWVESIKIFSASANKDIDYILCNDKATLAYLNNLGCIEINPWHSTIKALDYPDYLVIDIDPSEKNTFEQVIETANMIKEILDKAGAASYCKTSGATGLHVYVPLGKKYTYEQAKDFAYHVCKLTEKQLPDFTSLKRNLRKRGKKHIYLDYLQNRRGQTITAPYSLRPRPGAPVSMPSRWREVKSGLKPSDFNIHNAVERIKNTGDIFSRILGKGTDLEKCLERLNKAVF
- a CDS encoding Ku protein, producing MRPVWTGSISFGLVNIPVKMYPATRSNTLDLDMLDSKDLSKIRFVRVNEKTGREVKWEEIVKGYKLPNDDYVVLTDKDFEQAAAKKDKLIEITEFTDPGEIDPIYYETPYYLAPDKNGQRAYVLLKEALLKTGKVGVALFVMRSKETLAVLKAKEDAIVLNRIRFEEEIRNTKELELPSKSKVKPAELKMAINLIDELSGKFDISQYKDTYTGELMKLVKSRAKGTKYRRPKLRLVHSKSDDLMDQLKASLKQKKAS
- a CDS encoding YetF domain-containing protein; its protein translation is MDSILRAVAVYLFLLLILHFAGRRTLGQMTSFDFVLLLIIGETVQQGLLGEDSSITHSFLLIVTLIGLDVGLSLWKRESPLMGKLLEGVPLIVVEDGQPLKDRIYKARIDERDILAAARKLRGLQRMEQIKYAVLESNGSISIIPKQKNDEL
- a CDS encoding TIGR03557 family F420-dependent LLM class oxidoreductase, giving the protein MIEIGYALSSEEHAPNDLVKYSRRAEEAGFTFALISDHYHPWIDRQGNSPFVWSVIGGIAQVTERLKLGTGVTCPTMRIHPAIIAQAAATAAAMMPGRFFLGVGTGENLNEHILGEHWPSADIRLDMLEEAIKIIRLLWEGDTLTYLGNYYTVENARIYTLPDNETPIMIAASGLKAAEFAGKIGDGFITTAPDAELIQQFESNGGIGKPRYGQLTVCWANTDAEARRTAYEWWPNTAIKGELWVELPTPAHFEQAAGMVREEDVAQSVVCGPDPKKHISEIEKFIDAGYDHIYIHQIGPNQEGFFQFYERNILTEFLG
- a CDS encoding ferritin-like domain-containing protein, which gives rise to MMKFNTLHDLFISELKDLYSAEKQIVRALPKMAKAASSSELQDAFQEHLQQSKNHIDRLDEIFDMLQVSSRNKKCKGIEGIIEEGQELISKGKTNSNPDALDAGIVAAAQKVEHYEIAGYGTVRTYASMLGHDKAANLLQQTLDEEKETDQKLTLLAETMINVEAAQPPNR